GCCTCCACCTGTGACACCGAGTATTCCCACAGAACGAACGGTCGCCAGACAAACCACGCCCTCTCACCATACTCGGCAACCACCTGCTCCATGATCGGGTGGAGCGTCGCACAATGAGGGCAGTTTGGATCAAAGAACTCAATCACAGTAACCGACGCATCCGGGTTACCCTTGCTCGGGTCACTGAATGTGACGAGATCCCTGTAATTCTCTACAAGCGGTTTCTCAGGGTCATAATGACATTCTCCGACATTCGAATCGTCGACAAGAACGTTCTCCTGACCGGATTGAGCGGCCGCTGTCGCCGTCGCTTCAAGCGGAGGCAGGCTCCCGAAATAGAGCACGTCGACTCCCGACAGGATTACGACCGCGCCCAACATGATCACGAACATCTTCACTCGGGACGAACTGCCCTCCGAAGCGGCTTCGGGCTGCGGCCTGGACCTGAGGTCGATAATCTGAAGAACCAGGAGGATCGCAACGATCGAGGCCGACATCATGCACAGCTTGCAAAACTCTCCAATCTGAGCAACCTGTACGTACACGAGATACACGGAATAGAGAAATCCCACACCGATAGCGGCAGCACGTAGTCGCTTGACGGACTCCAGCTTGTCCAGGCCCACGACGACGGTCGCGAAGCTCAGAATCGTAAGTCCGATGTAAAAGATGAGTCCCCAGATGACGTTCGAGACGCCCAGCATCATGCCGGCATCGCTTCGGGTCACTGCCTCGCATTCGACCGTGGCGGCCGTCGAAGAGAAGCCGAAGCACCCGCGATCAAACCCGCGGCCGGACTGAATCCAGAGATGGACTACGACGAGTATACCGATCAGACCAAGCACGAAGACGGCGGTATCCAGTACAGGTCTGTA
The window above is part of the Rhodothermales bacterium genome. Proteins encoded here:
- a CDS encoding vitamin K epoxide reductase family protein; its protein translation is MARTANIRPLGVYRPVLDTAVFVLGLIGILVVVHLWIQSGRGFDRGCFGFSSTAATVECEAVTRSDAGMMLGVSNVIWGLIFYIGLTILSFATVVVGLDKLESVKRLRAAAIGVGFLYSVYLVYVQVAQIGEFCKLCMMSASIVAILLVLQIIDLRSRPQPEAASEGSSSRVKMFVIMLGAVVILSGVDVLYFGSLPPLEATATAAAQSGQENVLVDDSNVGECHYDPEKPLVENYRDLVTFSDPSKGNPDASVTVIEFFDPNCPHCATLHPIMEQVVAEYGERAWFVWRPFVLWEYSVSQVEAMYFAAQDNKFFEMMEEQFRRQRQGGIGIDELGEIATQIGLDGELMKTRLSRGLYRNIIMRQRQSGVDAGITSVPAVMINGRFVQSSSKTAECLGQLIDAAAR